A genomic stretch from Pomacea canaliculata isolate SZHN2017 linkage group LG2, ASM307304v1, whole genome shotgun sequence includes:
- the LOC112556341 gene encoding 60S ribosomal protein L22-like, with amino-acid sequence MAPTKQVKGTGRAQSGKSKKKKTTLRYMIDCTHPVEDGIMDVANFEKYLHERIKVEGKTNNFGTAVALERNKNKITLTSEIPFSKRYLKYLTKKYLKKNNLRDWLRVVASTKEAFELRYFQINQDEEEEEGDE; translated from the exons ATGGCACCC ACAAAACAAGTAAAAGGCACAGGGAGGGCCCAGTCTGGCAAGagcaaaaagaagaagactACCCTGCGATACATGATTGACTGTACTCACCCTGTTGAGGATGGAATCATGGATGTTGCAAACTTT GAGAAGTATCTTCATGAGCGTATCAAGGTTGAAGGCAAGACTAACAACTTTGGCACTGCTGTAGCCCTTGAGCGTAACAAGAACAAGATAACGCTTACATCAGAGATCCCCTTTTCTAAAAG GTATCTCAAGTACTTGACAAAAAAGTACCTGAAAAAGAATAACCTTCGTGACTGGCTGCGAGTGGTTGCTAGTACAAAGGAAGCCTTTGAGCTGCGTTACTTCCAGATCAACCAAgacgaggaagaagaagagggtGACGAGTAA
- the LOC112556337 gene encoding AP-2 complex subunit mu: MIGGLFMYNHKGEVLISRVFRDDIGRNAVDAFRVNVIHARQQVRSPVTNIARTSFFHIKRSNIWVAAVTKQNVNAAMVFEFLHKMVEVMQAYFGKISEDNIKNNFVLIYEILDEILDFGYPQNTDTGILKTFITQQGVKSQTKEETAQITSQVTGQIGWRREGIKYRRNELFLDVLESVNLLMSPQGQVLSAHVAGRIVMKSYLSGMPECKFGINDKVLMESKGKSSLDDSSRMGGGSTGGKTSIAIDDCQFHQCVKLSKFETEHSISFIPPDGEFELMRYRTTKDISLPFRVIPLVREVGRQKMEVKVVVKSNFKPSLLAQKVEVRIPTPLNTSGVQVICMKGKAKYKASENAIVWKIKRMGGMKECQLSAEIELLSTNDKKKWTRPPISMNFEVPFAPSGFKVRYLKVFESKMNYSDHDVIKWVRYIGRSGLYETRC, from the exons ATGATTGGTGGGCTTTTTATGTACAATCATAAAGGGGAGGTACTTATCTCACGGGTCTTCAGAGATGATATTGG ACGAAATGCAGTAGATGCATTTCGTGTCAATGTCATCCATGCCCGACAGCAGGTACGCTCCCCTGTGACCAACATTGCTCGAACCAGTTTTTTCCATATCAAGCGCTCTAACATTTGGGTGGCTGCAGTCACAAAGCAAAATGTAAATGCTGCCATGGTATTTGAGTTTCTGCATAAAATGGTAGAAGTCATGCAGGCATACTTTGGAAAAATCTCTGAGGacaacatcaaaaataattttgtcctGATTTATGAAATTCTTGATG AAATCTTAGACTTTGGGTATCCACAAAATACTGACACTGGAATCCTTAAAACCTTTATTACACAACAAGGAGTAAAGTCACAA ACCAAAGAGGAGACTGCCCAAATCACGTCACAAGTAACAGGCCAAATAGGCTGGCGTCGAGAAGGTATTAAGTACCGTCGTAATGAGCTATTCCTTGATGTTCTGGAGTCTGTGAATCTACTCATGTCACCACAAG GACAAGTGCTGAGTGCACATGTGGCAGGACGCATTGTGATGAAGAGTTACCTCAGTGGCATGCCAGAATGCAAATTTGGGATCAACGACAAAGTGCTGATGGAGAGCAAAGggaaaagcagccttgatgatTCCAGTCGTATGGGAGGAGGCAGCAC agGAGGTAAAACATCGATTGCCATTGATGATTGTCAGTTCCATCAGTGTGTCAAGCTGAGCAAGTTTGAGACTGAGCATAGCATAAGCTTCATCCCACCTGATGGAGAGTTTGAACTTATGAG ATATCGCACTACTAAAGATATTAGCCTTCCTTTCCGTGTCATACCACTTGTTCGTGAAGTTGGACGACAGAagatggaggtgaaagtggtgGTCAAGTCAAATTTTAAACCATCTCTTCTAGCTCAAAAGGTTGAG gtaCGCATTCCAACACCACTTAACACTAGTGGTGTTCAGGTAATCTGCATGAAGGGCAAGGCAAAGTACAAAGCGAGTGAAAATGCCATTGTTTGGAA AATCAAGCGCATGGGAGGCATGAAGGAGTGTCAACTGAGTGCCGAGATTGAACTGCTGAGCACAAATGACAAGAAGAAGTGGACTCGACCACCAATCTCGATGAACTTTGAG gTTCCATTTGCTCCATCTGGCTTCAAAGTGCGCTACTTAAAGGTCTTTGAATCCAAGATGAATTACAGTGATCATGATGTGATCAAGTGGGTACGCTACATAGGTCGCAGTGGATTGTATGAGACAAGATGTTAG
- the LOC112556339 gene encoding zinc finger MYND domain-containing protein 12-like — protein MTLNPLAFPKGVKYLCELCQKPAYMQCTQCRVTYYCCVEHQRADWIGIHEKICQTLMSLRKPQPFLPSHEERKKWADAIAEEKRHMIDLTRTTSRKLLFEGKHEQSVPAAMQSLRFAIEVYGLTSIELVPSYLILGESCIGLGKLSQADEYLAQANWTILKTPNSSKAIQSKLHRNLGLLNAAKGDFPEALRQLADDIYNASEEYGTDDIRTSGGYFHMANVFFRQGKRDIADSLYNQVTDIWHTYLDRIVKCRTQTPPTPRGVGPGAVEKLEDKEEGLDEAQEAEAVQVLNSIYDMQEHQPIYQPLGMAKVCYTLAMLYFVLHDIKKAKEFGRKAVVASDNSADDNFSRNIVEFMKICERIR, from the exons ATGACACTGAATCCTCTCGCATTTCCTAAAGGTGTCAAATATCTTTGTGAACTTTGTCAAAAGCCAGCTTATATGCAGTGCACTCAATGCCGAGTTACATATTATTG CTGTGTTGAACACCAAAGAGCTGACTGGATTGgaatacatgaaaaaatatgccAGACTCTCATGTCATTAAGAAAGCCCCAACCTTTCCTCCCATcccatgaagaaagaaagaagtgggCAGATGCTATTGCAGAAGAAAAG agACACATGATTGATCTGACTAGAACAACCAGCAGAAAGCTTCTCTTTGAGGGAAAGCATGAACAATCCGTGCCAGCAGCCATGCAGTCTTTACGCTTTGCAATAGAAGTGTATGGTTTGACAAGCATTGAGCTTGTGCCATCCTATCTTATTCTTGGTGAATCCTGCATTG GTCTAGGGAAACTGTCCCAGGCTGATGAATATCTGGCTCAGGCTAACTGGACAATACTAAAGACACCAAATTCCTCAAAGGCCATACAGTCAAAACTGCATCGCAATTTGGGGCTTCTGAATGCTGCTAAGGGGGATTTTCCAGAAGCACTACGCCAGCTAGCTGATGAT ATTTACAATGCTTCTGAAGAATATGGTACAGATGACATCAGAACATCAGGAGGATACTTCCACATGGCCAATGTGTTCTTTCGCCAAGGAAAACGGGACATAGCTGATTCTCTTTATAATCAG gtGACAGATATTTGGCATACTTATCTGGACCGCATTGTCAAGTGTCGCACCCAGACACCTCCAACTCCTCGAGGAGTGGGACCCGGGGCTGTTGAAAAACTGGAAGATAAAGAAGAGGGTTTAG aTGAAGCACAAGAAGCTGAGGCTGTGCAAGTTCTGAACTCAATCTATGATATGCAAGAGCACCAGCCCATTTACCAGCCCCTAGGAATGGCTAAAGTGTGTTACACACTGGCAATGCTATACTTTGTTCTGCATGACATTAAAAAG GCAAAAGAGTTTGGACGGAAAGCTGTTGTTGCAAGCGACAACTCTGCTGATGACAACTTTTCCAGGAACATTGTGGAATTTATGAAAATTTGTGAACGTATCAGGTAG
- the LOC112556335 gene encoding uncharacterized protein LOC112556335 isoform X1 — MMDITMWAFVVVAALSIACLIYRAVRPKLSVQVNCWFCNQDSMVPYGNQNCWDCPNCEQYNGFTTDGDYNKPVPAQYTEEINHPITSSSSQFLSHSEVLCSSCQRNQLLKVRQLATFEPLIEDNYDEEISFYRQHLEKVYALCPSCQKAVQQELSRQNHLLQKQYQLVQLGSSSFHEDHNMKEHQARRSVDKHFTVFSISTVITIVCSCLFLWLSISHHLLQDTWIQLPYICHILKQSVPPSACCSCGLIVCVASKLLLGKECIYMQDAVHIMAWLTAFIISIPDIMLFPVHFCTGVPVACVLLLLELLVCLQGHQRINFTFPVIRRCSFSCSASSDMGKEETSSDDISSVSADQHPTKESLNNTPMSQKSSLAKASNKVSGEPEMDRLGEDLSCFQIGTSSHGHKGHPNEIGEDIFKQSASVPKLSSGTPLPRPLIFPAKLDFVSFSKLPEPQQKLHKTQGLFVQNWNTLSQPTESVLLKVPGPGERLNGDLKSKSWWRSSSDVAESNNYKKAAKEKSWFVNPTECDSTTPNLPDITSCQRTHTYRQSSQLPEFSDDEEPLTADRSSISGSIQRPNSGLSYQWILMWITVLISLATNAFLTWMILEKR; from the exons ATGATGGACATAACAATGTGGGCTTTCGTAGTTGTCGCTGCATTAAGCATTGCATGCTTAATATACAGAGCAGTTCg GCCTAAATTGTCCGTTCAAGTCAACTGCTGGTTCTGTAACCAAGATAGCATGGTGCCTTATGGTAATCAGAACTGCTGGGATTGCCCCAACTGTGAGCAGTACAATGGTTTTACTACA GATGGAGACTACAACAAGCCAGTGCCAGCCCAGTACACAGAAGAAATTAACCATCCAATTACTTCCAGTTCTTCACAATTTTTAAGTCACAGTGAAGTCCTCTGCAGCTCCTGCCAACGCAATCAGTTATTGAAAGTCAGGCAATTAGCCACTTTTGAACCACTTATAGAG GATAATTATGATGAAGAGATTTCATTTTACCGGCAACATCTGGAAAAAGTATATGCATTGTGCCCATCTTGCCAAAAAGCTGTGCAGCAAGAGTTATCTCGTCAAAATCACCTTTTGCAAAAGCAGTACCAACTGGTTCAACTGGGTTCTTCATCTTTTCACGAAGACCACAACATGAAG GAGCACCAAGCCAGAAGAAgtgttgacaaacattttacagtatTCTCAATAAGCACAGTAATAACCATAGTGTGCTCCTGTCTTTTCCTGTGGCTTAGTATCAGTCACCACCTACTACAGGATACTTGGATACAGTTGCCATATATTTGCCACATCCTGAAGCAAAGTGTTCCTCCATCAGCTTGCTGTAGCTGTGGGCTGATTGTCTGTGTGGCGTCTAAACTGCTGTTGGGAAAAGAATG tATATATATGCAGGATGCTGTGCACATAATGGCATGGCTTACAGCATTCATCATTTCCATACCAGACATCATGCTTTTTCCTGTCCACTTCTGTACTGGTGTTCCTGTAGCTtgtgttctgttgttgttggagTTATTGGTTTGTCTTCAAGGTCACCAGCGAATAAATTTCACATTTCCTGTTATAAGGCG TTGTTCCTTCAGCTGCTCAGCATCCAGTGACATGGGTAAAGAAGAGACTTCGTCTGATGATATATCTTCAGTAAGTGCTGACCAGCATCCAACAAAGGAGTCTCTTAACAATACACCAATGTCACAAAAATCTTCACTTGCAAAAGCAAGTAACAAGGTCTCTGGTGAGCCAGAAATggacagacttggagaagactTGAGTTGTTTTCAAATTGGCACTTCAAGCCATGGTCATAAAG GTCATCCAAATGAAATCGGTGAAGATATTTTCAAGCAAAGTGCAAGTGTACCTAAGCTAAGTTCAGGTACACCCTTACCTCGACCATTGATTTTCCCTGCTAAGCTGGATTTTGTCTCCTTTTCAAAGCTTCCAG AACCTCAGCAAAAGCTCCACAAGACTCAAGGTCTTTTTGTCCAGAATTGGAACACTTTGTCTCAGCCCACAGAGAGTGTTTTGCTCAAAGTGCCTGGTCCTGGCGAAAGACTAAATGGTGACTTGAAGTCCAAGTCATGGTGGCGAAGTAGCTCTGATGTTGCAGAATCTAACAACTACAaaaaggcagccaaagaaaagTCATGGTTTGTGAATCCTACGGAATGTGATAGTACTACACCAAATTTACCTGACATTACATCTTGCCAGCGAACACATACATACAGGCAAAGCTCTCAGCTTCCAGAATTTTCAGATGATGAGGAACCATTAACAGCTGATAGGTCTTCTATATCTGGGAGCATTCAACGGCCAAACTCAG
- the LOC112556335 gene encoding uncharacterized protein LOC112556335 isoform X2: MMDITMWAFVVVAALSIACLIYRAVRPKLSVQVNCWFCNQDSMVPYGNQNCWDCPNCEQYNGFTTDGDYNKPVPAQYTEEINHPITSSSSQFLSHSEVLCSSCQRNQLLKVRQLATFEPLIEDNYDEEISFYRQHLEKVYALCPSCQKAVQQELSRQNHLLQKQYQLVQLGSSSFHEDHNMKEHQARRSVDKHFTVFSISTVITIVCSCLFLWLSISHHLLQDTWIQLPYICHILKQSVPPSACCSCGLIVCVASKLLLGKECIYMQDAVHIMAWLTAFIISIPDIMLFPVHFCTGVPVACVLLLLELLVCLQGHQRINFTFPVIRRCSFSCSASSDMGKEETSSDDISSVSADQHPTKESLNNTPMSQKSSLAKASNKVSGEPEMDRLGEDLSCFQIGTSSHGHKGHPNEIGEDIFKQSASVPKLSSGTPLPRPLIFPAKLDFVSFSKLPGDYILAFSNVQVKAS, translated from the exons ATGATGGACATAACAATGTGGGCTTTCGTAGTTGTCGCTGCATTAAGCATTGCATGCTTAATATACAGAGCAGTTCg GCCTAAATTGTCCGTTCAAGTCAACTGCTGGTTCTGTAACCAAGATAGCATGGTGCCTTATGGTAATCAGAACTGCTGGGATTGCCCCAACTGTGAGCAGTACAATGGTTTTACTACA GATGGAGACTACAACAAGCCAGTGCCAGCCCAGTACACAGAAGAAATTAACCATCCAATTACTTCCAGTTCTTCACAATTTTTAAGTCACAGTGAAGTCCTCTGCAGCTCCTGCCAACGCAATCAGTTATTGAAAGTCAGGCAATTAGCCACTTTTGAACCACTTATAGAG GATAATTATGATGAAGAGATTTCATTTTACCGGCAACATCTGGAAAAAGTATATGCATTGTGCCCATCTTGCCAAAAAGCTGTGCAGCAAGAGTTATCTCGTCAAAATCACCTTTTGCAAAAGCAGTACCAACTGGTTCAACTGGGTTCTTCATCTTTTCACGAAGACCACAACATGAAG GAGCACCAAGCCAGAAGAAgtgttgacaaacattttacagtatTCTCAATAAGCACAGTAATAACCATAGTGTGCTCCTGTCTTTTCCTGTGGCTTAGTATCAGTCACCACCTACTACAGGATACTTGGATACAGTTGCCATATATTTGCCACATCCTGAAGCAAAGTGTTCCTCCATCAGCTTGCTGTAGCTGTGGGCTGATTGTCTGTGTGGCGTCTAAACTGCTGTTGGGAAAAGAATG tATATATATGCAGGATGCTGTGCACATAATGGCATGGCTTACAGCATTCATCATTTCCATACCAGACATCATGCTTTTTCCTGTCCACTTCTGTACTGGTGTTCCTGTAGCTtgtgttctgttgttgttggagTTATTGGTTTGTCTTCAAGGTCACCAGCGAATAAATTTCACATTTCCTGTTATAAGGCG TTGTTCCTTCAGCTGCTCAGCATCCAGTGACATGGGTAAAGAAGAGACTTCGTCTGATGATATATCTTCAGTAAGTGCTGACCAGCATCCAACAAAGGAGTCTCTTAACAATACACCAATGTCACAAAAATCTTCACTTGCAAAAGCAAGTAACAAGGTCTCTGGTGAGCCAGAAATggacagacttggagaagactTGAGTTGTTTTCAAATTGGCACTTCAAGCCATGGTCATAAAG GTCATCCAAATGAAATCGGTGAAGATATTTTCAAGCAAAGTGCAAGTGTACCTAAGCTAAGTTCAGGTACACCCTTACCTCGACCATTGATTTTCCCTGCTAAGCTGGATTTTGTCTCCTTTTCAAAGCTTCCAG GTGACTACATTCTGGCATTCAGTAATGTGCAGGTAAAAGCAAGCTAA